Within Anomaloglossus baeobatrachus isolate aAnoBae1 unplaced genomic scaffold, aAnoBae1.hap1 Scaffold_464, whole genome shotgun sequence, the genomic segment CAGTCCACATAGAAATGCAGCCCATAACTATGTGCATAGAGGGAGGGGGTGTCCTACAGATTTCAGGGGTGGCCCCAGGTCCTGACGTGGTGACCCATACATCAGACATTGCAATCGTCCGCTGTCTAATGTGATCCTCTACCCATCCTCCATCTTGTCTTCATGGCAGTTCAGGCTCAGGTCTGAGAGGTTAATGAGAGTAGAAGGGGTGTCCGGGGGGCTGGCAGGGCCGGCTCGCTGCTCTCTGCTGGCCACCATAGCATGTCGgatgcagctgacccactgctgTTTATTAAAGGAATCATTGGCTTGCAAGGTGTGAGCTTGCCCACGCGAGCGATCGCGAAAACTTACACGGAAAAagttttttgctgtaaaaaaagaaagaaaaaaaaaccataaaaaagtaGAACAACCAAAGAACAGACATCGAAACATGCGTGTCCTGCCTTCTACCTCGTTCATTGGCCGCTGTGAATGCTCCTCGGATGGAGCCGCCCACCCGCACCTCTCCATCAGGGAGGTCCTCCAGGACCAGTTCGGGCAGAGGGATCGGCTGTCGATAGACCTGAAACTCCAGATGACCATTGTGGGTCACCAGGCGGGTGAGGACAAGGATCGTCTCAAACAAGAAGACATGGAGCCTCTAGAGGGAGAGGATGAAGACAAGACATCCACACGTCACACTCGTCATTACATACAATGGCTACACCATGTACTAATGGCAGCTTAGGTCAGCTTAGTGGTGAGCGTTCAGAACGTTCTCTGTGAAGCCTCCTGGACCTAACGGAGGTCACTGATCTCATACCTGGCCTTTGTTGTTCTTCAGCTCTCCGTGGCACAGGAGGAGACGCGAGCGAGACACGTCCTCTTCGCTCTGGTTTTCGTACAGGTAACACAGTCTGTTCCTATAATATTCACACTCTGCCTCCCCGGCCTTGTGGTTTATCATACTAATAATGTCTTGGATGACGGAGACCTGGGCAAAAAGTAAACCAGATGAGCACAACACCAGAGGCCATACAGTAGACATGTCCACCTGCCAGGAGATCACTCACGGCCTGGCTCAGGGCGGCGTGGTCGGGGTGCTCGGGCACCGTGTGCTTCAGCAGCTCCTTCAGCAGTAGAGGATACTTCACCAGCCGGCTCCGGGGAAGATCGAGGAAGCTCCATACGTCAAGTTTACGACTGAACGCAGACTCTTGGCAAAGCTGAAGGAAGTTGTGCACGGCCGGATTACGTCTCTTGTGGTCCAGCAGAGCTTTGGCAGCTACTTGGTTACAGCAATAGGCTTTATAGGCGTGAAGGCAAGGAAGCTGtggagtatatatgtatacattacCGGAAGAAAACGGGCGCAAACACTAATGGTGCCCCATGCTGGCGCCTGCATTGTAAGTCCACCTGCCGTTATATACTCACCCAGTTCAACATGGTGGGCCCTATCTGGTCTACAGTGCCATCGTCATGTCGTAACTTTACCAGGCGATCAAAGAGATCTAAAAGGGAATATACAAGAATTAGTCATCAGCAATGGAGGAGGACGGGGGTCACAACCTGCAGAAGAAGGAGTCCAATGTACCCAATATACCTACATACATTACAGGCACATGGAcagagcgcccccacacacagcctggagcacagcgcccccacacacagcctggagcacagcgcccccacacacagcctggagcacagcgcccccacacacagcctggagcacagcgcccccacacacagcctggagcacagcgcccccacacacagcctggagcacagcgcccccacacacagcctggagcacagcgcccccacacacacagcctggagcacagcgcccccacacacacagcctggagcacagcgcccccacacacagcctggagcacagcgcccccacacacagcctggagcacagcgcccccacacacaacctggagcacagcgcccccacacacagcctggagcacagcgcccccacacacagcctggagcacagcgcccccacacacagcctggagcacagcgcccccacacacagcctggagcacagcgcccccacacacagcctggagcacagcgcccccacacacagcctggagcacagcgcccccacacacagcctggagcacagcgcccccacacacagcctggagcacagcgcccccacacacagcctggagcacagcgcccccacacacagcctggagcacagcgcccccacacacagcctggagcacagcgcccccacacacacagcctggagcacagcgcccccacacacagcctggagcacagcgaccccacacacacagcctggagcacagcgaccccacacacacagcctggagcacagcgaccccacacacacagcctggagcacagcgaccccacacacacagcctggagcacagcgcccccacacacagcctggagcagagcgcccccacacacagcctggagcacagcgcccccacacacacagcctggagcacagcgcccccacacacacagcctggagcacagcgcccccacacacacagcctggagcacagcgcccccacacacagcctggagcacagcgcccccacacacagcctggagcacagcgcccccacacacagcctggagcacagcgcccccacacacagcctggagcacagcgcccccacacacagcctggagcacagcgcccccacacacagcctggagcacagcgcccccacacacagcctggagcacagcgcccccacacacacagcctggagcacagcgcacgcacacacagcctggagcacagcgcccccacacacagcctggagaaGAACGCCCCCACAGCATCCAGGGTCAGAAGCTATGGCGCACACATATACTGTGATGCACCTTGGTGTAATGGTGGCAGCGTCTCCAGGATGCTGAAGATCTGGGTGAGTTCCTCCTGAGTCATGATCGCCAGCTTTAACATTGGCTCATAGTAATTCTGAAAAATACAGAAAACAAAGGTTTCTAAACGACGCTCTGATGTGGGGTGAAACCAGAACAACACTGATAGAGGAACAGCCCGCACCGCTGCCCAAAGGGGCTCGAGGGGGGAcagcatgactaggagggtgcGAGGCCACTGGGGCAGCAGAGGGTTAATGTGGAGTTCAGCACTTGCAGGGTGGAGCTGTAGAGTCATTTAGGGCAAGGGGGATTTGATTGGTCCTGGGCACTGGGGGGGGTTggggtggaggatgggggatggtttCCTATATACTGTAGCTCAGGCTGAGGGATGGTCTTTTCTACCTAGACAGCGTCCTGAATCGTTTGGATCCCGAAGATTGCCAGCATGGAGGGCCTCAtggagcagatgaagaggatggtggAACAACAGGGACAGCGATGGCTGCAGGAGCATCTACAGCAGTGCTCTGTGGACGGCAGTGGTGTAGAAGATTCTGCGACCCCCCCAGCCTCCGAAGCGGCAGAGAAGATCAAGACCACCCGAACGCCTCAGCCCGGAGTCGACACCCAGGAGCCGGCGGCGGACCCGAAGCAGCAGAAGACCATCAGCGGGAGAGCCAGAAGCGACGGCATCCAGAGGCCTGGTCCAGAAGCCGTGCCGCAGGAGGCAGCAAAGTGGCGGTGCGGTGACTGACGCCGCCCTCCCCTCCCCTTCCGGGTTGCGGCGCGAGCCGATGATGCATGCGTCACGGCCGCGTGACCCGgtggcgcggtcacgtggtctaGCGGCGCGGTCATGTGACTCGGCACCCGTGTCAGCTTACCCAGAAGTGACGTTGCGTAGTCCCGGGGCGTCCTTCGGTGACCCGGAAGTGACATTGCAGGATTCCAAAACGTCCTCTAGCGTCCCGGAAGTGACATCGCTGGATCCCAGCGCGTCCTCCGGTGACCCAGAAGTGACGTTGCGGGGTCCCAGCGCGTCCTCCGGTGACCCAGAAGTGACGTTGCGGGGTCCCAGCGCGTCCTCCGGTGACCCGGAAGTGACGTTGCGGAATCCCAATACGACCTCCGgtgacccgtgggtgacgtcacgggacTACGGGGCGTCCTTCAGGGACCCGGAAGTGGGTAGGTGGACCTCATCCCAGGACTTGCGGCCTGTGCGGTATCACAGGGCTTCGGCGGCGGTGACACGGAAGCCGCCTGCTTCCACAGGGTCTGGACGCCGGAGGGAGTGGAGGAATGGCCCGGAAGGAGACAGGACATCATCGAGGGCAGGAGGATCTAGCGGGGATGCTGTCCGGCATGCCCTTTGCGGTTGTTCAGAACTACGACAGTCGGAGAAGGGACCGCAGAGGAGGGCGACGCGGACGTCACAGTCACCAAAAGTCGTGGACGGATCGGGTCGCAGGTTGAGCTGTCAGAATGGTGGGCTCCCTGGTCCTGGGTCTTTTTCAGAAAGCGACATCAAAGACGTTTCTGGTGGGGAGGAACCGACGAGAGTGCGACGCGGAGAACACGTGACGGCTGTTCCGGGACCTGCTCGGAGTCAGCCTAGTGAGAACACAGTTACCCCTTTTTCTAACTTTACAAACGTGGACGTTGTGGGTGGCGTGTCTGGTGGCACGAGTGGCGTGCAGGGTGTGAATTCGGTTCCGGGTGAGGGCAGTTTGGCGTCCGAATTATTGCGATTGGTCAGGGGTTTGTTTACCCCTGTGGGGGGTCCTAGTACGGTATGGCAGGGTAAgtctggcgtggcagggcagggtGTCTTGGGTAACAGTGTTGCGGCTGGCGCGTCGGTATCTAGCGATAATGTGGTTAGCGTTCCAGTTGTGGCGGCACCGATTTCCACATCGGCGACTGCAGTGGATGTCGTTCGGcgggatgacaaggcgagaggagaGGTTGGTGTGTGTCTTGATGGGCCGCTATGGGCGCACCTGAAACAGGAGGTTAGAGAGCAAATATGGAAAGATgagtatgtggagattttttctttGCTTCCGCTCGAGAGGTTTAACCTTGATTGGGTTACGCCCGATGACAGTGAGGAAGAGCGGCGGCGTTATCGGCTCATTCCACGCACGTTTCCGAACTGGCTGCAAGCTTTTGCGATATTGGCTAGCGTAGTAGGGGAAAAGGCCCCTGAcaactgttcggcgcttttttgttatttGGATTCCATACATGACGCATACAGAACTTATGGGGGGACGGCTTGGCTACGCTACGACgagcagtttcgtcagcggaaggcgGTTACGCCTAGTCTGAGGTGGGATCACAGGGTCATTAGTTTGTGGATGCGGCTGATGACTGCACCGAAGTCAGCCCTGCAGTCCTTTCCCAGGAATTCCGGCGGGGGGCCATCTGTCGCCTCGCCTGGACCCAAAAAAGGGGTATGTTGGCAGTTCAATGAGAAGGGATGTCGTTTCGGGTCCACTTGCCGGTTTAAGcatgagtgttcgggctgtggcggTACCCATAGTTACCTCAAGTGTTTCaagaagggaaaagggaaggccgcagagtcttTCTCAAAAAGGGAGGACTCCGGTGAGGGTGGATGGGATGGTGCCGTGTTTAAGTAGATACCCCGACCAGGAGGCGGCGGAATTGTTGCGGGAAGGCTTTAGTTTTGGTTTTAAAATTCCGTCAGTTGTTGAGCCTTGCGAGATCCGCGACCCGCTTACATAAAGAAGTAATTTCAGAGAAGTTATGCAAGGAGGTGGAACTAGGGCGTATGGCGGGGCCATTTGATGACCCTCCGTTGCCCAACTTAATAGTTTCCCCGTTGGGGCTCGTCCCTAAAAAGGAAGCTAATAAGTTTCGGCCTATTCACCATTTCCTATCCTGCCGGGAAGTCGGTGAATGACGGTATTGACCCAGAGCTCGTATCTTATATCCGTTTTGACAAAAACAGACAGAGGCAGCTTTCCGCCTTTTGCCGGTACATCCAGAGAGTTGTTACCTTTTGGGGTATTGGGGGGAGAACACGTTTTATGTGGATTGTTGCTTGCCTATGGGACGTTCCATTTCCTGTTATTACTTCGAAAAGTTCAGTTATTTTTTGGAATGGgtgattaaggaggaggcgggtttgGATTCAGTGTTGCATCACCTGAACAATtttttgtgcatggggcctgcAGGATCtacgccaggggtctcaaacacgcggcccgcagcttcttgcggcccgcaggcccgtggacccggtaaagattGCGAtcgatgcaggggccgcagccgccAGCTATTTATTTCAgcttacagttttgcctttgccgcgccaagtgaagttctcgctgcagaacgcaataacagccgcctgccaatcagaggcaagcacctgctgcatatgacctcagatacTTGCCTGTGATAGGCCAGTGGcttttgtgcagtgagaactgctctgcacgcgccggcagaaagttcagcggtgacagcagctgtgatcaataccgggtccacgtgcctgcgtgccaCCGACGGAGaagtgagaagaatgtttttgagtgtgtgtgtttctgttggtggctgaggctgcacagggtgtgtgtgtgtgtgtgttagctgaggctgtacagggtgtgtgtgtgttagctgaggctgtacagggtgggtgtgtgtgtgtgtgagtcttgcaatctgaggctgcacagggtgtgtgtgtgtgtggctagcTGAAGCtgaacagggggtgtgtgtgttagctgaggttgcacaaggtgtgtgtctgttgctagctgaggctgaacagtgtgtgtgtgtgtgtgttaactgaggctgcacagggtgtgtgtgtgtgtgtgtgtgtgttttgctagctgaggctgcacagggtgtgtgtgtgtgttagctgaggctgcacagggtgtgtgtgtgtgtgtgtgtgtgtgtgagctgaggctgcacagggtgtgtgtgtgttgctagctgaggctgcacagggtgtgtgtgtgtgtgttgctagctgaggctgcacagggtgtgtgtgtgtgttgctagctgaggatgAACAGAgtatgtattagctgaggctgcacagggtgtgtgtgtgttgctatctGAGACTGAacagtgtgtgtgttgctagctgaggctgcacagggtatgtgtgtatgtgtacgtgtgttttgctagctgaggctgcacagggtgtgtgtgttgctagctgaggatgaacaatgtgtgtgtgtgtgtgtgtgttagctgaggctgcacagggtgtgtgtgggtgtgttttgctagctgaggctgcacagggtgtgtgtgttgctagctgaggctgcacagggtgtgtgtacgtgtgtgtgttgcaaggtgaggctgcacagggtgtgtgtgttgctagctgaggctgaaaagagtgtgtgtgtgcgcgtgtgttttgctagctgaggctgcacagtatgtgtgtatgttttgctagctgaggctgcacagtgtgtgtatgttttgctagctgaggctgcacagtgtgtgtgtgtgtgttgctagctgaggctgcacagtgtgtgtgtgtgttttgctagctgaggctgcacagtgtgtgtgtgtgtgttgctagctgaggctgcacagtgtgtgtgtgtgtgttttgctagctgaggctgcacagtgtgtgtgtgtgtgtgttgctagctgaggctgcacagtgtgtgtgtgttgctagctgaggctgcacagtgtgtgtgtgttgctagctgaggctgcacagtgtgtgtgtgttgctagctgaggctgcacagtgtgtgtgtgttgctagctgaggctgcacagtgtgtgtgtgttgctagctgaggctgcacagtgtgtgtgtgtgtgtgttgctagctgaggctgcacagtgtgtgtgtgttgctagctgaggctgcacagtgtgtgtgtgtgtgttgctagctgaggctgcacagtgtgtgtgtgtgtgttgctagctgaggctgcacaatatgtgtgtatgtgtgttgctagctgaggctgcacagtgtgtgtatgtgtgttgctagctgaggctgcacagtgtatgtgttgctagctgaggctgcacagtgtgtgtgtgtgtgtgtgtgtgtgtgttgctagctgaggctcaatagagtgtgtgtgtgtgtgtgtgtgtgattactacaagaaggggacctgcatggggcacattactacaagaaggtggCGGGGGAACtcggtgcaggagcgggttacccctggtggtgcaagtaATTGGTAATtcaggtccttgctgggttgagtctcagcgggacattggGTGGGTAACATTTGGATAGGTGCCCTCGAAGCGGCGTGTTGCGGCTGGGGGTAGGTGGTGGAGCCGGTGTTGCATCGTACGTTTTTTGTCAGCCTTCACTTACCCCCTCCTTTCGGATGTTCTTCAATGgatgttttgaaatgtttgtatattGTTTATGTTTTTGGTCTTAATAAACGGGGGCTGTTGTGGCCTTTTATATCCGTCGCGCAGTCTTGGTGTTGATTTTAGGTAAGACCCCCTGGTGGGTGGGGGATGGTCGGTCGATAGTAGGGCCTATAGTCAGCCTTTCCGGAGTCACGGGGAGTTCCTTACACATTCGGCTCCTCCATGTCTAAGGATCTATAAGAATGCCTACACTTACGTTACCTTCTTTACCAAGTGCAGATCTTCCACCAGCATCCGCTCCCCCTGCATCAGCTCGAAGATCACCTGCGGGACACATTATATGAGACCGCCAGCACGTAACATGCGGGGGCGGTGCTGTATGGCGGTAATAATCTGCGCAGTGTGCACTGCAGCGCTCTGCACCTCTTGCCTCTTAACCTCTCGTGCGCACAGTTCCTCCCCCGCGCTGTCAAACGTTTCGCTCCACAGTTTGTTGCTTCTCTTCTTTGCAGAGCCGCCATCTCGGTTCCGATTCCGCGGAGAGAAGCTGAACAGGCGGTTCTCGTTCCGGCTGCCTATGGAGCGCTGTGCGGACGTACAAGGGAGAATGGGGATCAATTCATAAGACATGTCCTACCCTATAACGATGGCGGCTTTGGCCCCCCATTACCTGGATGGACAAGCTGAGCTTCTTCAAGGGGGTGACTTTCACTTGTTGGGGGGCGCTAGATGCAGACAATGTTTTGGTCACAGGTTTAACCCTCTTGTTGCTGGGCTCCTGCAGGGGTGATAAGATATAATGTTCATTGCTTCCTATAATATATCATACATGTGTCCATCAGCTGGGGCGCCCTCCGTACCCACTACTGTACcacacaaaaaaaagtaaaaatcgtGCTTTTCTATAAAATATTATACCACATTAACGTGGTATAATATTTAATAGAAAAACATGATTTGCAGTGCTGGGTACAGTAGTGCCACTATTTTACCGCTACTCTTGGGTAACAATGTCCCACTGAGCCCCTAACTAGGAGGATTTTAGCAGTTTACAGCCATTTTTAGGACAAGTGTCAGTCTCCAACATGTGCCACATGGGTCTTGCAGAATTCCACCGCAGTCTATCAGGGCATGCTGGGCATTGTAGTTTTGAAAAAGTCACAGATCCAAAACCATAAAAGTAACAAATGACTAACAAAGTCCATCAGATGGATTAATGTCGCGTTTTGCCGCCCAGTAATAACCCACAGGCTCCGGGCTCTTTATCTTCGATATTAGGAGGATGTGGTTTTAAGGCTTCCAAAGAACGCGAAAGTAATCACCATACAGGAAGTCCGAGAAGAAGACGAGCCCGTACTACAGCTCAGCAGAGAGCAGGCCCGAGAGTGTGCAGGCCCGAGAGTGTGCAGGCCCGAGAGTGTGCAGGCCCGAGAGTGTGCAGGCCCGAGAGTGTGCAGGCCCGAGAGTGTGCAGGCCCGAGAGTGTGCAGGCCCGAGAGTGTGCAGGCCCGAGAGTGTGCAGGCCCGAGAGCGTGCAGGCCCGAGAGCGTGCAGGCCCGAGAGCGTGCAGGCCCGAGAGCGTGCAGGCCCGAGAGCGTGCAGGCCCGAGAGCGTGCAGGCCCGAGAGCGTGCAGGCCTGTgaagtaaatccggagagatgacgataaatcatgatattcaagtatgtcaggaagccctctcctggtgtcaacccccctttcccccacacaactggtttagcaacaaactccatggccatgtcctgtgatatggaaattaggtggctttgggacaatggacacaggatgactccctgccgtcaccctgtagtaggagctgctatctaattagcaaggctctggaaatagccagacagaacgactccagtaaaaaatggttcatatctcgcaagccatatttccgataaatatggcaaccataaaaatggtgtctccgcatgtggacgatgccggcacaccctttttatgggagcaggacattgggaaatgccccaggcgtgatatcagccatatgggaactcgtagacaggtcatgagtcccctcgttctgtagctaaattcataactgtcacaatgagagcattggcgtctgcctacgacgctcccaggcaaagttatagccaaaatcccctttgctggataattctgatccatgcagggggagtggcagtgcttccctgtgaggtcactaaggtaggaggggacctggatctgcccaggttgataaccctacttcggccattttccaaggttcttctcgctgggggcacgtgtaggaaacatctgtgggagttcctggaaacctggtctacagcgcccccctgtggccagacgcacaaggtaactgattgaattgcatacctgtttgtaaaacatgctttgattgtaactgtactctgacataactgtatattctgtagattccctattgtatatattgtagtttctagtgt encodes:
- the LOC142280932 gene encoding rho guanine nucleotide exchange factor 3-like — translated: MGPNGMAMDLTGKAEAVDEGDAWAPVQRERSYTTGSLSESSGLKRRNRGERAPAQVTEEKEPSNKRVKPVTKTLSASSAPQQVKVTPLKKLSLSIQRSIGSRNENRLFSFSPRNRNRDGGSAKKRSNKLWSETFDSAGEELCAREVKRQEVIFELMQGERMLVEDLHLVKKNYYEPMLKLAIMTQEELTQIFSILETLPPLHQDLFDRLVKLRHDDGTVDQIGPTMLNWLPCLHAYKAYCCNQVAAKALLDHKRRNPAVHNFLQLCQESAFSRKLDVWSFLDLPRSRLVKYPLLLKELLKHTVPEHPDHAALSQAVSVIQDIISMINHKAGEAECEYYRNRLCYLYENQSEEDVSRSRLLLCHGELKNNKGQRLHVFLFETILVLTRLVTHNGHLEFQVYRQPIPLPELVLEDLPDGEVRVGGSIRGAFTAANERAKNFFRVSFRDRSRGQAHTLQANDSFNKQQWVSCIRHAMVASREQRAGPASPPDTPSTLINLSDLSLNCHEDKMEDG